The following nucleotide sequence is from Pseudomonas sp. RC10.
CACCCTCTCTTGCTGGCCAGATGGTGACCGCGTACGCGCTGGGCTCGGTGACCGCAGCGATTCCTCTCACGCTGGCGACGCAAGGCTGGCGTCGCCGCCGGGTGCTGCTCACCACCGTCATCGGCTTTCTGTTGTTCAACTCGCTGACCGCGTTGTCGAGCAATTTCGTCCTGACCCTCGCCGCCCGTTTTCTCGCGGGCGCCGCAGCGGGGCTCGCCTGGAGTCTGCTCGCAGGTTATGCGCGTCGGATGGTGACCCCTGTCGATCAGGGCCGCGCGCTCGCCATGGCCATGGTCGGCACGCCCATCGCACTGTCACTGGGTGTGCCGCTGGGGACCTGGATGGGCAACCTGCTGGGCTGGCGTTGGTCCTTTGCCGTCATGTCGTTGATGACCGTCGGGCTGGTCGTGTGGATTCTCGTCAAGGTGCCGGATTACCCCGGTCAGATCGCCAGCAAGCGCGAGTCTGTTCTCGCGGTGCTCAGCAAACCCGGCATTCGTCCAGTCCTCGCGGTCGTCCTCGCGTGGATGCTCGCGCACAACATTCTCTACACCTACATCGCACCGTTCGCGGCCCGGTTCGGACTTGAAGAGAGCGTCGATTTGATTCTGCTGGTCTTCGGCGCTGCGTCGCTAATGGGTATCTGGATCACCGGCCGCCTGGTCGATCACCACCTGCGCCGCGCCGTGTTGATCAGCCTGGGCAGCTTTGCCCTGATTTCTTTGCTGCTGGCGCTGTTCCAGTTTTCAGCCGCTGGTCTGTACGCCGCCGTGTTCATCTGGGGGTTGTCATTCGGCGGCGCCGCGACCCTGTTACAAACCGCCTTGGCGGATGCTGCGGGGAATTCAGCCGATGCCGCGCTGTCGATGAACGTCGTGGTCTGGAACTGCGCCATCGCAGGCGCCGGAGTTCTCGGCGGACTTCTGCTCGACAGCCTCGGGGTCACCTCATTTCCGTGGGCGCTACTGGGCCTTCTGCTGATCGCATTCGTCATCGCCTCGACTGCTCGCCGACAAGGCTTTCCTGCGGGAAGCCGTCGAGCGTCATCGAAGGTCGTCGCCCACTGACGCCACAACGAAAGGCGCCCACCACGCCTTTCATGCCCGCGAACAAAGATCGCCAAGGCCACCGCCACACTTGATTCAGGAGCACTTCATGAACATTGCATTCATCGGCGTCGGCAGCATGACCCGCGCCATCATCCCCAACCTGATTCGCGCAGGCTTCCACGTCAGCGCCTGGAACCGCAGCCGCCAGGCCTTCGCCGATCTTGATCAAATTCGCGTTCTAGACGACGTCAGCCAGGCCTTCGAGCAGGACATCGTGATCACCCTGCTCAGCCACGACGCCGCCGTCCGGGAAACCCTCATCGCGACAAAAGCCTGGCAAGCCGCCAAACCCGGCACCGTGCATATCCTCATGTCCACGCTGTCGCCGACGCTTGTGGATGAACTCGAAGCGCTTCATCGTGAGGCCGGTATTGGCTTCGTCGCGGCGCCGGTCTTCGGCATTCCTGCCGTCGCCGCCCAGGGTCAGCTGAATATCCTCGCCGCCGGTGCTCCCGATGCACTGGAGCGCGTCCGTCCCGTGTTCGAGGTGATGGGCAAAAAGACCTGGCACCTCGGCGACACCCCCAGCCAGGCGAGCATCGCCAAGCTGGCCGGCAACCTGATGATCACTCAGGCGATCCAGTCCCTGGCCGAAGGTGCCGCATTGGTAAAAAGCCACGGCCTCGCCCCCAGCGCGTTTTTCGAAATCGTCACCCAAACCCTGTTTGCCTGCCCCAGCTACCAACGCTACGGCGCGAAAATCGCCCAGGCAGAATTCGAACCGGGCTTCACGCTGACACTGGGTTTGAAGGACGTGAATCTGGCGTTGGATGCCGCCCAGGAAAAGGGTTGTCACTTGCCAGCTGCGCAGGAGGTGAAGAAGACCATGGAGCAGGCTATTGCGGAGGGATGGGGGGAGAAGGACTGGTCGGCGATGGCGGTGGTGAAGCGGTAGATTCAGCCCTAGGGGCCCGGAGCGAGGTCATGCACAGGCATAGTCACCAGACGGCGTGTGCAGCGGAGAACCGCCCGCACCGCCGATGCAACCGGGTCACTGCCTGATGGTGCGATGCAAGATCAGGCAGTGACGAGGCGGGTTTACTCCCACTCAATCGTCGCAGGCGGCTTGCTCGACACGTCGTAGGTCACGCGGGAGATGCCTTCGATTTCGTTGATGATGCGCCCGCTGACGGTCTCCAGCAGTTCGTAAGGCAGGTGCGCCCAACGTGCAGTCATGAAGTCGATGGTCTCGACGGCGCGCAGGGCGACGACCCAGGCGTAACGACGGCCGTCGCCGACCACGCCCACGGATTTCACGGGCTGGAACACGACGAAGGCCTGGCTGACTTTGTGGTACCAGTCGGCCTTGCGCAGTTCTTCGATGAAGATGTGGTCGGCGCGACGCAGGAGGTCGGCGTATTCCTTTTTCACTTCACCGAGGATGCGTACGCCCAAGCCTGGGCCCGGGAACGGGTGACGGTAGACCATGTCGTACGGCAGGCCCAGTTCCAGACCCAGACGACGGACTTCGTCCTTGAACAGTTCG
It contains:
- a CDS encoding MFS transporter; the protein is MHDDRERLPVGALLALAMTGFICIMTETLPAGLLPAISSGLDISPSLAGQMVTAYALGSVTAAIPLTLATQGWRRRRVLLTTVIGFLLFNSLTALSSNFVLTLAARFLAGAAAGLAWSLLAGYARRMVTPVDQGRALAMAMVGTPIALSLGVPLGTWMGNLLGWRWSFAVMSLMTVGLVVWILVKVPDYPGQIASKRESVLAVLSKPGIRPVLAVVLAWMLAHNILYTYIAPFAARFGLEESVDLILLVFGAASLMGIWITGRLVDHHLRRAVLISLGSFALISLLLALFQFSAAGLYAAVFIWGLSFGGAATLLQTALADAAGNSADAALSMNVVVWNCAIAGAGVLGGLLLDSLGVTSFPWALLGLLLIAFVIASTARRQGFPAGSRRASSKVVAH
- a CDS encoding NAD(P)-dependent oxidoreductase; its protein translation is MNIAFIGVGSMTRAIIPNLIRAGFHVSAWNRSRQAFADLDQIRVLDDVSQAFEQDIVITLLSHDAAVRETLIATKAWQAAKPGTVHILMSTLSPTLVDELEALHREAGIGFVAAPVFGIPAVAAQGQLNILAAGAPDALERVRPVFEVMGKKTWHLGDTPSQASIAKLAGNLMITQAIQSLAEGAALVKSHGLAPSAFFEIVTQTLFACPSYQRYGAKIAQAEFEPGFTLTLGLKDVNLALDAAQEKGCHLPAAQEVKKTMEQAIAEGWGEKDWSAMAVVKR